One genomic window of Gemmatimonadaceae bacterium includes the following:
- a CDS encoding DUF3108 domain-containing protein, with protein MPRAIHRLLAGALLLLGASSPAAARQSTDAPPIAAASPRLPSEAATVPFHVGEKLEYDVKFGSIKVGSGSMEVRDFADVRGTTTWHTVFLISGGIPFYRVNDRYESWFDVVTLSTRRYHQDIDEGSYEPKRHYEFFTERGMYQENDKPELPTVALPLDDGSFLYFVRTIPLEVGKEYSLSRYFKPDANPVVIKVLRRETVKVPAGTFNTVVLQPTFKSKGLFGEGGKAEVWVTDDDRRMMVQMKSRLSVGSINLSLRNHNTKAPK; from the coding sequence ATGCCCCGAGCCATCCACCGACTCCTCGCAGGAGCCCTGCTGTTGCTGGGTGCCTCGTCCCCGGCAGCTGCCAGACAGTCAACCGACGCGCCGCCCATCGCCGCTGCCTCGCCTCGCCTGCCGTCCGAAGCGGCCACCGTGCCGTTTCACGTGGGTGAAAAGCTGGAGTACGACGTGAAGTTCGGCTCCATCAAAGTGGGCAGCGGCAGCATGGAAGTCCGCGATTTTGCGGACGTGCGTGGCACGACCACCTGGCACACCGTATTCCTGATTTCAGGCGGCATTCCATTCTACCGCGTCAACGACCGATATGAGTCGTGGTTTGACGTCGTCACGCTCAGCACACGCCGCTACCACCAGGATATCGACGAGGGGAGTTACGAACCCAAGCGGCACTACGAGTTCTTCACCGAACGCGGGATGTATCAGGAGAACGACAAGCCCGAGCTACCCACGGTGGCCCTGCCGTTGGACGACGGGTCGTTTTTGTACTTCGTGCGCACCATCCCGCTGGAAGTCGGCAAGGAATACAGCCTGTCGCGCTACTTCAAGCCCGACGCCAACCCAGTGGTCATCAAGGTGCTGCGCCGCGAGACCGTCAAGGTGCCGGCCGGGACATTCAACACCGTGGTGCTGCAGCCCACATTCAAGTCCAAGGGACTGTTCGGCGAAGGGGGCAAGGCCGAAGTGTGGGTCACCGACGATGATCGGCGCATGATGGTGCAGATGAAGTCGAGGCTCAGCGTCGGTTCCATCAACCTGTCGCTGCGCAACCACAACACCAAGGCGCCCAAGTAA
- a CDS encoding SOS response-associated peptidase, whose translation MCGRYGFGNPARLGTLPFGAALPLLTARFNLTPSQPVPLVRETSGGRDALLARWGLVPFWADDPSIGNRLANARGDTVATKPSFRAAFRQRRGLMPVDLFYEWQVIAGQKVKQPWCIRLPDDEPFAFGAIWEQWTPKHDPGAEPLITCAIITTEPNAVMAPIHDRMPVIMPPDHYEAWLDPSTRPAVAQSLVQPYAGPMLAWPVSTRVNSPRTDDAECITPLA comes from the coding sequence ATGTGCGGACGCTATGGATTCGGAAACCCGGCTCGATTGGGCACACTGCCGTTTGGCGCGGCGCTACCCCTGTTGACGGCGCGATTCAACCTCACGCCATCGCAACCGGTGCCGTTGGTGCGCGAAACGTCAGGTGGCCGCGACGCGCTGTTGGCGCGATGGGGATTGGTGCCGTTCTGGGCTGATGATCCCTCCATCGGCAACCGACTGGCGAATGCTCGCGGCGACACGGTGGCCACCAAGCCGTCCTTTCGCGCCGCCTTCCGGCAACGTCGCGGTCTCATGCCCGTCGATCTGTTCTATGAGTGGCAGGTGATCGCGGGGCAGAAAGTCAAACAACCGTGGTGTATCCGTCTGCCGGACGATGAGCCGTTCGCCTTTGGCGCCATCTGGGAACAGTGGACGCCGAAGCACGATCCCGGTGCCGAGCCGCTCATCACGTGTGCGATCATCACCACGGAGCCGAATGCCGTGATGGCGCCCATTCATGATCGCATGCCGGTGATCATGCCCCCGGACCACTACGAGGCGTGGCTGGATCCGTCCACCCGACCGGCCGTCGCGCAGTCCCTCGTGCAACCGTATGCGGGGCCCATGCTGGCGTGGCCGGTGAGCACGCGGGTCAACAGCCCGCGCACCGACGATGCGGAGTGCATCACGCCATTGGCGTGA
- the rpsF gene encoding 30S ribosomal protein S6: MAKLKIRRLPTRRYEAVYIFESALEDAAIAEKLDKLHALLGVTEPIEYEHWARRALAYKIGRHENGYYVIAHYTIDPKVLPEFERALKLDDTVIRYLITLHEHELGAPKLTDEELASRRRMIDDDDDDEE; encoded by the coding sequence GTGGCAAAACTCAAGATCCGCCGCCTTCCAACGCGGCGCTATGAGGCCGTCTACATCTTCGAATCAGCACTCGAAGATGCGGCCATCGCCGAAAAGCTCGACAAGCTGCATGCGCTGCTTGGGGTGACCGAGCCGATTGAATACGAGCACTGGGCGCGTCGCGCCCTGGCGTACAAGATCGGTCGTCACGAGAACGGCTACTACGTTATCGCGCACTATACCATCGATCCGAAAGTCCTTCCGGAATTCGAGCGCGCGCTGAAGCTGGATGACACGGTCATCCGCTACCTGATCACGCTGCACGAGCACGAGCTCGGTGCGCCGAAGCTGACCGATGAAGAACTCGCGTCGCGTCGCCGCATGATTGATGATGACGATGACGACGAGGAATAG
- a CDS encoding 30S ribosomal protein S18, translated as MRRQKKPCPVTEAGIRYVDYKDDRLLARFITDYGKILPSRLSGVDARHQRQLSRAIKKARFLALLPYVKGQTG; from the coding sequence ATGCGCCGACAGAAGAAGCCCTGCCCGGTCACGGAAGCAGGCATTCGCTACGTGGACTACAAGGACGACCGTCTCCTCGCCCGCTTTATCACGGACTACGGCAAGATCCTGCCCAGCCGGTTGAGCGGTGTTGACGCGCGCCATCAGCGTCAGCTGTCGCGCGCGATCAAGAAGGCGCGTTTCCTGGCGCTGTTGCCGTACGTGAAGGGACAGACGGGCTGA
- a CDS encoding DUF2232 domain-containing protein — MTGAVAPDSAATAPRERGWRWFVLALLLMVVVTAAPGWTPALALLGGTVRLLLPIEQFALLVLVAIASCSVVGWWAGGRFSVAVLWVAMSVWVVWKLPLPFAGYGAFLRGWSLSIGASFGLICLTTRARPFLGRALAATALAAMVTIAGLVTRAPAAGAFDAATRMLGTEYQRRVQESLDTWKARTESVAWRAFVGQAPAAAARAEQMATTLGSLGDAGPSRSNGGLTARGPLLMLAPALLCLESLLALGLGWAAYHRLSRIRIGPPLAALRDLRFNDQLVWGLVVGATLMLLPTLAEWRAAGANLICFFGTLYALRGVGVLTWWIPDRAAALVPLALVVLVPLLGPVVVLAAVLATTFALGLGDTWRDFRAGAQARRPGSLR, encoded by the coding sequence ATGACCGGAGCGGTCGCGCCGGATTCCGCCGCGACGGCTCCCAGGGAGCGCGGGTGGCGGTGGTTTGTGCTGGCGCTACTGCTGATGGTGGTGGTGACGGCGGCACCCGGTTGGACGCCGGCATTGGCACTGCTGGGTGGAACGGTGCGGTTGCTGTTGCCCATCGAGCAGTTCGCCCTGTTGGTGCTGGTCGCGATCGCCTCGTGCTCGGTGGTCGGCTGGTGGGCGGGTGGACGGTTCTCGGTCGCGGTGCTGTGGGTGGCCATGTCGGTGTGGGTGGTGTGGAAGTTGCCACTGCCCTTCGCCGGCTACGGTGCATTCCTCCGTGGCTGGTCCCTCAGCATCGGCGCATCGTTTGGACTGATTTGTTTGACCACGCGGGCGCGTCCGTTTCTCGGTCGCGCCCTGGCGGCCACGGCTCTTGCGGCCATGGTGACCATCGCGGGGCTTGTCACTCGAGCCCCTGCGGCGGGGGCGTTCGACGCGGCGACGCGGATGCTCGGCACCGAGTATCAGCGGCGCGTGCAGGAATCGTTGGACACGTGGAAGGCGCGTACCGAGTCGGTGGCGTGGCGTGCCTTTGTGGGTCAGGCGCCAGCGGCAGCCGCGCGAGCGGAGCAGATGGCGACGACGCTCGGATCGCTGGGCGATGCCGGCCCGTCGCGGTCCAACGGCGGTTTGACGGCGCGGGGGCCGTTGCTGATGCTGGCACCGGCGCTGTTGTGTTTGGAGTCGTTGTTGGCGCTCGGCCTTGGCTGGGCGGCCTATCATCGGCTGTCGAGAATTCGCATCGGGCCTCCGCTCGCCGCGCTTCGCGATCTCCGGTTCAACGATCAGCTGGTGTGGGGCCTGGTGGTGGGAGCGACGTTGATGCTCCTGCCGACACTCGCCGAGTGGCGGGCTGCCGGCGCCAACCTCATTTGTTTTTTCGGTACCCTGTACGCCCTTCGGGGGGTCGGCGTACTGACGTGGTGGATCCCTGATCGCGCGGCGGCACTGGTGCCGCTCGCGCTGGTGGTTCTGGTTCCTCTCCTCGGTCCGGTCGTGGTGCTGGCAGCGGTGCTGGCCACTACGTTCGCACTGGGACTAGGCGATACTTGGCGCGATTTCCGTGCCGGTGCTCAAGCGCGCCGGCCTGGATCGCTCCGCTGA
- a CDS encoding 50S ribosomal protein L9 codes for MEVILRNAVDKLGHPGDIVTVSPGYARNYLLPRGFAFEATAGNRKRIALEKSRLEALENERIAAAQTIADKLGEVSVTFAARVGDEGKLFGSVTTADIAHQLELQGYKVEKRQIELNEPIKALGVYRVGVRLHADVKPEIKVWVIKQ; via the coding sequence ATGGAAGTCATTCTTCGCAACGCCGTCGACAAGCTGGGGCATCCGGGTGACATCGTGACCGTGTCGCCTGGCTATGCTCGCAACTACCTCCTTCCCCGTGGCTTCGCGTTTGAGGCCACCGCCGGCAATCGGAAGCGCATCGCGCTCGAGAAGAGCCGTCTTGAGGCGCTCGAGAACGAGCGGATCGCGGCCGCCCAGACCATTGCCGACAAGCTCGGCGAAGTCTCGGTGACCTTTGCCGCCCGAGTCGGCGATGAAGGCAAGCTGTTCGGCTCGGTCACCACGGCCGACATCGCGCACCAGCTGGAGCTGCAGGGCTACAAGGTCGAAAAGCGCCAGATCGAGCTCAATGAGCCGATCAAGGCGCTGGGTGTCTATCGTGTGGGCGTCCGCCTGCACGCCGACGTGAAGCCCGAAATCAAGGTGTGGGTCATCAAGCAGTAA
- the rsfS gene encoding ribosome silencing factor produces MPERPISPGDSIARRAAVLAADLKATDIVVLDLRGVTDMTDFFVIASGTSDTHVRAIADHIQAGLKASGVSTSVTEGLTDGRWAVLDYLDCIIHVFHPTLRQYYQLERLWGDAKPVALEAGSHRPEFSRAAR; encoded by the coding sequence ATGCCTGAACGTCCCATCAGTCCCGGCGATTCCATCGCGCGCCGCGCGGCCGTGCTCGCCGCGGATCTCAAGGCCACCGACATTGTGGTGCTGGATCTGCGGGGTGTGACGGACATGACCGACTTCTTTGTTATTGCCAGTGGCACCTCCGACACGCATGTCCGGGCAATCGCCGATCACATACAGGCAGGGCTGAAGGCCTCTGGCGTGTCTACCAGTGTGACGGAGGGGCTCACGGACGGCCGGTGGGCGGTTCTGGACTATCTGGACTGCATCATCCACGTCTTTCACCCGACGTTGCGGCAATACTATCAACTCGAGCGGTTATGGGGCGACGCGAAGCCCGTGGCGCTCGAGGCAGGATCTCATCGTCCCGAATTCTCTCGCGCCGCACGATAG
- a CDS encoding PD40 domain-containing protein — MISTARCFTRRRARLAVGLAALISAAGATPLAAQGYFGQNQVQYDRLRWKVIETEHFLVHYYPEIGDVAPDAARMAERSYARLSRLMSHQFREKKPIMLFGSTGDFAQSNVFGDLGEGTGGVTDPLRQRMAQFFTGDWASFEHVLQHEMVHVFQFDIFSRGRAGAGLQNLAQVNPPLWFMEGLAEYFSIGDKHPWTDAWVRDAVVNGTLPSIQQMMERPDKYFPYRYGLSVWQYVGARWGDEVIGEVMNAVPSLGIDRAFRREIGMSLDELSNEWKQAMQSKYLPVVAELDRPRSFAEPLLSQRRSKSIANLFVAPSLSPDGKYITYIAYGSLLRGEVFPDLYLADAETGKRLARLVKTTTNPDFEQLRFIYSQPEFSPDGKTLAFTGQRGGRDVLYLLDVKSRKVTKRFDLPLDQISSPSFSPDGRRIAFSGMHQGMSDLYTVSLDQPGFQQLTKDSYGDLQPQWSPDGQAIAFASDRGEETDFGILKVGKLKISVLDLASNKVTVLPNQAGLNINPQWAPDGRSIAYLTDRTGISNLFLYDLDAKEQYQLTNVLGAINAVAELSPAISWAHGADVLAFVYYEKGEHAIWRVKNPRALKKAPFREPVVVAQAGVAPSATPASGATTATSAAASLTAHLRIGSVRDTTKSRQSFYRPQNSNARVSAELPVSAVVRASETVSVRALMDSFDFNLPDTTRFRDSKYKTRFSPEYVAQPSIGYQQGGFGQGTFGGTTIILSDLLGDHRLALSGAINGQLSDAQVFVGYTSMGRRLQYATGLTQQPIYLLSNYNETPVGNNQFVQSQEIVRLVLREVFLSGLYPLNRFTRFELGARFQNIDQQVFPISRTVDYNYGVASGYQRGDTRNVASANTISPYLAWITDNTLFGYTGPISGTRARLQVDPSVGTWRWTEYLVDVRHYTPLLFNYITFATRVVGSMAVGRDELRFPKWLARPDFIRGYNRDNFGAVQCSGLPTDDGSQCNTVETIGSRVAFANAELRFPIVRQLGSKLPIGLPPLDGLLFYDAGVAWSAGQTVLAKEPSNYDFSKQRALLQSYGFGFRLNLFNIAIVRWDWAVPVNRPGQKGFGTWFFGASY; from the coding sequence GTGATCTCGACCGCACGATGCTTCACCCGCCGCAGGGCTCGGCTGGCAGTGGGACTGGCGGCGCTCATCAGCGCCGCCGGTGCCACACCGCTGGCCGCGCAAGGCTACTTCGGCCAGAACCAGGTGCAGTACGACCGGCTGCGCTGGAAGGTGATCGAGACCGAGCATTTCCTGGTGCACTACTATCCGGAAATCGGCGACGTGGCGCCCGACGCGGCGCGCATGGCCGAACGGTCGTATGCGCGCCTGTCGCGGCTGATGTCCCATCAGTTCCGCGAGAAGAAGCCCATCATGCTGTTCGGCTCCACGGGCGATTTTGCGCAGAGCAACGTGTTCGGCGATCTGGGCGAGGGCACCGGCGGTGTCACCGATCCCCTGCGACAGCGCATGGCGCAGTTCTTCACCGGCGACTGGGCCAGTTTCGAGCACGTGCTGCAGCACGAAATGGTGCACGTGTTCCAGTTCGACATCTTTTCGCGCGGGCGCGCGGGCGCCGGACTGCAGAATCTGGCGCAGGTCAATCCGCCGCTGTGGTTCATGGAAGGGCTGGCCGAGTACTTCTCCATTGGCGACAAGCATCCGTGGACCGATGCCTGGGTGCGCGACGCCGTGGTCAACGGCACGTTGCCCAGCATCCAGCAAATGATGGAACGCCCCGACAAATACTTCCCGTATCGCTACGGGTTGTCGGTGTGGCAGTACGTCGGCGCGCGATGGGGCGACGAGGTGATCGGCGAGGTCATGAACGCGGTCCCGTCACTGGGCATCGATCGGGCGTTTCGCCGAGAGATCGGGATGTCGCTGGATGAACTCAGCAACGAGTGGAAGCAGGCGATGCAATCGAAGTACCTGCCCGTGGTGGCGGAGCTCGACCGTCCACGCTCGTTTGCCGAACCGCTGTTGTCACAACGCCGGTCGAAGAGCATTGCCAACCTGTTCGTCGCGCCGTCGCTCTCGCCCGACGGCAAATACATCACGTACATCGCCTACGGCAGCCTGCTGCGCGGCGAGGTGTTCCCCGATCTGTATCTGGCCGACGCCGAAACCGGCAAGCGTCTCGCGCGCCTGGTCAAGACCACCACGAATCCCGATTTCGAACAGCTGCGGTTCATCTACTCGCAGCCGGAGTTCTCACCGGACGGGAAGACGCTGGCCTTCACCGGCCAACGCGGTGGACGCGACGTGCTGTATCTGCTGGACGTGAAATCACGCAAGGTGACCAAGCGATTCGATCTGCCGCTCGATCAGATCTCCAGCCCCAGCTTCTCACCGGACGGGCGTCGCATCGCGTTCAGCGGCATGCATCAGGGGATGAGCGATCTCTACACGGTGTCGCTCGATCAACCGGGATTCCAACAACTGACGAAGGATTCGTACGGCGATCTGCAGCCACAGTGGTCACCGGACGGCCAGGCCATTGCGTTTGCCAGTGATCGCGGCGAAGAGACTGATTTCGGCATTCTGAAGGTGGGCAAGCTCAAGATCTCGGTGCTCGACCTCGCCAGCAACAAGGTGACGGTGCTCCCCAATCAGGCGGGCTTGAACATCAACCCGCAGTGGGCGCCGGACGGCCGCTCCATCGCCTATCTCACCGATCGCACGGGCATCTCCAACCTGTTCCTGTACGACCTGGACGCGAAGGAGCAGTACCAGTTGACGAACGTGCTGGGCGCCATCAACGCGGTGGCCGAACTCTCTCCCGCCATTTCGTGGGCGCACGGTGCCGACGTGCTGGCATTCGTGTACTACGAAAAGGGCGAGCACGCCATCTGGCGCGTGAAGAATCCGCGCGCGCTCAAGAAGGCACCGTTCCGTGAACCGGTGGTGGTGGCGCAGGCGGGCGTCGCACCGAGCGCGACACCGGCGTCAGGCGCGACGACCGCCACGTCCGCAGCGGCCAGCCTGACCGCGCACCTGCGCATCGGCAGTGTGCGCGACACGACAAAGTCGCGGCAGTCATTCTATCGACCGCAGAACTCGAATGCCCGCGTGTCGGCCGAACTGCCGGTATCCGCCGTCGTGCGGGCCTCGGAAACCGTCAGTGTGCGCGCCCTGATGGACAGCTTTGATTTCAATCTTCCGGACACCACGCGCTTTCGTGATTCGAAGTACAAGACGCGCTTCTCACCGGAATACGTGGCGCAACCGTCCATCGGCTATCAGCAGGGTGGTTTCGGGCAGGGCACATTCGGCGGCACGACCATCATTCTCAGCGATCTGCTGGGTGATCACCGGCTCGCGTTGTCGGGGGCCATCAATGGCCAGTTGAGTGACGCCCAGGTGTTCGTGGGCTACACGAGCATGGGCCGGCGCCTGCAATACGCCACCGGCCTCACCCAACAGCCCATCTATCTGCTGTCGAACTACAACGAGACGCCGGTTGGCAACAACCAGTTCGTGCAGTCGCAGGAAATCGTGCGACTGGTGTTGCGCGAGGTGTTCCTGTCGGGGCTGTATCCGCTCAATCGTTTCACGCGGTTCGAGTTGGGGGCGCGTTTTCAGAATATCGACCAGCAGGTGTTCCCGATCTCGCGCACCGTCGACTACAACTACGGGGTGGCCAGCGGCTACCAGCGCGGTGACACGCGCAACGTGGCATCGGCCAACACCATCTCGCCGTATCTGGCGTGGATCACCGACAACACGCTGTTCGGATACACCGGCCCGATTTCAGGCACGCGCGCGCGATTGCAGGTGGATCCCAGCGTCGGCACCTGGCGGTGGACGGAGTATCTCGTGGACGTCCGCCACTACACACCGTTGCTGTTCAACTATATCACGTTTGCCACGCGTGTCGTTGGCAGCATGGCCGTGGGGCGCGACGAACTGCGATTCCCCAAGTGGCTGGCGCGTCCGGATTTCATTCGCGGCTACAACCGCGACAACTTTGGCGCCGTGCAGTGCAGCGGACTCCCCACGGATGACGGCTCGCAGTGCAACACGGTGGAGACCATCGGCAGCCGGGTCGCTTTCGCGAACGCAGAACTGCGCTTCCCGATCGTTCGCCAGTTGGGTTCCAAACTCCCCATCGGCTTGCCGCCGCTGGACGGGTTGCTGTTCTACGATGCCGGTGTCGCGTGGTCCGCCGGACAAACGGTGCTGGCCAAGGAACCCAGCAACTACGACTTCAGCAAGCAGCGGGCCCTGCTGCAGAGCTACGGATTCGGGTTCCGTCTCAACCTGTTCAACATCGCCATCGTGCGGTGGGACTGGGCCGTGCCGGTGAACCGCCCGGGCCAGAAGGGATTCGGGACGTGGTTCTTCGGAGCAAGTTACTGA
- a CDS encoding serine/threonine protein kinase, with protein MPSHPSPPPASESDWAAVKALWTRLEAADQDERDRVLADESLPSTIREEVRSLLIAADAVVDRFEPNALPVAEPVVSASLVGRRLGPYEIVRQVGRGGMGAVYESVRVDDSYQQRVAIKTIWRGADSDVLLQRFRSERQILAGLQHPNIAQLLDGGSTVEGTPWLAMEFVDGVPIDRYCDDHHLSLPARLDLFRQVCSAVQFAHRHLVVHRDIKPTNVFVTTDGTVKLLDFGVAKLLDDPRGEGTLTEAGLSPFTRAFAAPEQLAGGVVSTLTDVYALGVLLYLLLTGAEPGDLATTLSPDARQEVARVRGFADNDKLRRALTGELEAIVRMAMRHEPERRYVSAAALSDDVLRYLRRDRVLARPDTLSYRARAFVRRRRALVASVTTIATVLVGSLVTIAGQSRARQLEAERSERAADFMARLVAGPDASSSDPLVRVGPRGTVAQLLDSALRQVPRQFPGDARIRARLYTAIGANFTAQGRVREAVDVLDSAQQLSRQAYGVRTTEFAAASLELAIAEFRLEGPRRAEPTLREALIALEGRALDEPELHVKAMAALANVRLATGAVREADSIAKAALEYDKSRAAPVSMSRARAEATLAQTSSWLRRDPREYVQRCRRIAAFTDQMQAQVSLERLFATGCEIEGLLVLGQVAQADSLLQRVMPGFRRAYGDTSLAIAALTAKAASIAGARGDRDGQQVLAIRSWDIVSSLPDIAAEELTGYAMMRMEAAWARREWDVADSVGHLAQQRTNSQQVPVAVVFSHFYLGLTHLQQGRWSDAEQEFRQSLAALPVTHDLDSMLPRVRRSLADALTGQQRTREADSVRALVPPKQSFPDCTPGGKWLGCAVGSTKY; from the coding sequence CTCGAGGCGGCCGACCAGGACGAGCGGGACCGCGTGCTCGCGGATGAATCCCTCCCTTCGACCATCCGTGAGGAGGTCCGTTCGCTGCTGATCGCGGCCGATGCGGTGGTCGATCGATTCGAACCGAATGCGCTGCCCGTGGCGGAGCCGGTGGTGTCGGCGTCGTTGGTGGGACGCCGACTGGGGCCGTACGAAATTGTCCGACAGGTCGGGCGCGGCGGGATGGGCGCGGTATACGAGTCCGTGCGCGTTGACGACAGCTATCAGCAGCGGGTCGCCATCAAGACGATCTGGCGCGGGGCCGACAGCGACGTGTTGCTGCAACGCTTTCGATCGGAACGTCAGATCCTGGCCGGTCTGCAGCATCCCAACATTGCCCAGTTGCTGGACGGTGGTTCGACGGTGGAAGGCACACCGTGGCTGGCCATGGAATTCGTCGATGGCGTGCCCATCGATCGCTACTGTGACGATCACCACCTCAGCCTGCCGGCACGACTCGATCTGTTTCGTCAGGTGTGCTCCGCCGTGCAATTCGCGCACCGCCATCTGGTCGTGCACCGCGACATCAAGCCGACCAACGTGTTCGTCACCACCGACGGCACCGTCAAGCTGCTCGACTTTGGCGTGGCCAAGCTGCTGGACGATCCGCGCGGTGAAGGGACGCTCACGGAAGCGGGGCTGTCACCGTTTACGCGCGCATTTGCGGCGCCGGAGCAACTGGCGGGTGGTGTCGTCTCCACGCTCACTGATGTCTACGCGCTGGGCGTGCTGCTGTACTTGTTGTTGACAGGCGCCGAACCGGGAGATCTCGCGACCACGCTGAGTCCGGATGCGCGTCAGGAGGTGGCGCGTGTCCGTGGATTCGCCGACAACGACAAGTTGCGTCGCGCGTTGACCGGCGAACTTGAAGCGATTGTCCGCATGGCGATGCGCCACGAACCGGAGAGGCGCTATGTCTCCGCCGCCGCACTGTCCGACGATGTGCTGCGCTATCTCCGGCGCGACCGGGTGCTCGCCCGACCGGACACGCTGTCCTATCGTGCGCGCGCCTTCGTGCGACGACGTCGCGCACTGGTGGCATCGGTCACGACCATCGCGACGGTGCTGGTGGGCAGCCTGGTCACGATTGCCGGACAGTCGCGCGCGCGACAGCTGGAGGCCGAACGATCGGAACGCGCTGCCGACTTCATGGCGCGCCTGGTCGCGGGACCGGACGCCTCGTCCAGCGATCCGCTGGTGCGCGTGGGTCCGCGTGGTACCGTCGCGCAGTTGCTCGATAGCGCGCTGCGGCAAGTGCCGCGTCAGTTCCCCGGTGATGCGCGCATTCGCGCGCGACTGTACACGGCAATCGGCGCGAACTTCACTGCGCAGGGCCGCGTGCGCGAGGCGGTGGACGTGCTCGATTCCGCGCAGCAGCTTTCCCGTCAGGCGTATGGGGTGCGCACCACGGAGTTTGCCGCCGCGAGTCTCGAACTCGCCATCGCGGAGTTCCGGCTGGAAGGCCCGCGACGCGCCGAGCCCACGTTGCGTGAAGCGCTCATCGCCCTGGAAGGACGCGCCCTCGACGAGCCTGAACTGCATGTCAAAGCCATGGCCGCATTGGCCAATGTTCGCCTGGCCACCGGTGCGGTGCGCGAAGCCGACTCTATCGCCAAGGCCGCCCTGGAGTACGACAAGTCGCGCGCCGCACCGGTGTCGATGTCGCGCGCCCGGGCCGAGGCGACGCTGGCGCAGACGTCATCATGGTTGCGCCGTGACCCGCGTGAATACGTGCAGCGCTGCCGTCGGATCGCGGCCTTCACCGACCAGATGCAGGCGCAAGTGTCACTCGAACGTCTGTTCGCCACCGGGTGTGAAATCGAGGGATTGTTGGTGCTGGGTCAGGTGGCGCAGGCCGACTCGCTGCTGCAGCGCGTCATGCCGGGATTCCGCCGGGCCTACGGCGACACCTCGCTGGCGATTGCCGCACTCACGGCCAAGGCCGCGAGTATTGCCGGCGCCCGCGGCGATCGTGACGGGCAGCAGGTGCTGGCCATCCGCTCGTGGGACATCGTTTCGTCGCTGCCCGATATCGCCGCCGAGGAACTGACGGGATATGCGATGATGCGCATGGAAGCCGCTTGGGCTCGCCGCGAGTGGGACGTGGCCGATAGCGTCGGGCATCTGGCGCAACAACGCACGAACAGTCAACAAGTGCCGGTGGCCGTGGTGTTCAGCCACTTTTATCTGGGGCTCACGCATTTGCAGCAAGGCCGCTGGAGCGATGCGGAACAGGAATTCCGCCAGAGCCTGGCCGCCCTGCCGGTCACCCACGATCTCGATTCGATGCTGCCACGCGTACGACGCTCACTGGCCGACGCCCTAACCGGCCAGCAGCGCACGCGTGAAGCGGACAGCGTCCGTGCGCTGGTGCCGCCCAAACAATCGTTCCCCGACTGCACGCCAGGGGGGAAGTGGCTGGGATGTGCGGTGGGGAGTACGAAATACTGA